The Kocuria flava nucleotide sequence GGGCCCCACGTACGTGGGGGCGCTGGGGGTCTTCGGCAGCTACGAGGTCGCGGTCTCCCACGTCGACGTCGACGACGACGGGCTCGACCCCGAGGCCGTCGCCGAGCGGATCGACGCGCTGCGCGCGACCGGGCGGACCGTGAAGCTGGTGTACACCGTGCCGACCTTCCACAACCCCACCGGGGTCACCCTCGGCGAGGAGCGCCGCCGCCGGCTCGTGGCGGTGTGCGCCGAGCGCGGGGTCGTGGTCCTCGAGGACGACCCCTACGGGCTGCTCGGCTTCGACCGGGAGCACCGCCTGCCGTCCCTGTACTCCCTGGACCCGGAGACGGTGGTGCACCTGGGCAGCTTCTCGAAGATCTTCTCGCCGGGGCTGCGCGTGGGCTGGATCGCCGCGTCCCCGGCGGTGCGGGCGCGGCTGCAGATCGCGGCGGAGGCCGTGACGATCCACCCGTCGGTGCTGGGCCAGGAGCTCGCCGCCGAGTACGTGGGCGGCGAGCACTGGCGCCCCGCCCTGGACCGGGCGGTGGCCCGCTACCGCTCCCGCTGCGCGGCGATGATGGCCGCCCTGGAGGAGCACATGCCCGAGGGCGTGCGCTGGACGCGCCCGGCCGGCGGGTTCTTCACGTGGCTGGACCTGGACCCGGCCCGGGCCCACGGGGACCTGCTGCACCGGGCGATCGACCACGGCGTCGTCGTCGTCCCCGGCGGGGCCTGCTACGCGGACGGCCGGCCCAGCACGAGCCTGCGGCTGGCCTTCTCCGCCGCCGCGGAGGAGGACATCGCCGAGGGGGTCCGCCGGCTCGGGCGCATGCTGCGCGCCTGAGCCCGCGCCCGCCGCCGGGCGGGCACGGGCTCAGGCCAGGACCGCCTCGGCGGCCCGGCGCCCGGAGCGCAGCGCCCCCTGGATCGAGGCGGTGTCGCGGTGGTCCCCGCACACGAACCGCCCGTCGCCGAGGGCGGCCGGGCGGTCGGGGACCAGCGGCGGCAGCTGCTCGGGCAGCCCGTCGCG carries:
- a CDS encoding PLP-dependent aminotransferase family protein, translating into MSGTARAGRTGAPGLPDPAALFARRAEGFRPSPVRAVFEIAMRPGMISLAGGNPDTGALPHAVLAGTAARLLAERGSEVLQYGSGAGIERLPELVCRLMDLEGAATDPGRIQITAGSQAGIDLVVKLFCDPGDVVVAEGPTYVGALGVFGSYEVAVSHVDVDDDGLDPEAVAERIDALRATGRTVKLVYTVPTFHNPTGVTLGEERRRRLVAVCAERGVVVLEDDPYGLLGFDREHRLPSLYSLDPETVVHLGSFSKIFSPGLRVGWIAASPAVRARLQIAAEAVTIHPSVLGQELAAEYVGGEHWRPALDRAVARYRSRCAAMMAALEEHMPEGVRWTRPAGGFFTWLDLDPARAHGDLLHRAIDHGVVVVPGGACYADGRPSTSLRLAFSAAAEEDIAEGVRRLGRMLRA